The following are encoded together in the Montipora capricornis isolate CH-2021 chromosome 5, ASM3666992v2, whole genome shotgun sequence genome:
- the LOC138049020 gene encoding uncharacterized protein encodes MRLLTHNMLKSHVKGVKNGYPLAIEVANVVVNEVDFNPEFISRMIPKVEWPALLQAAEQVGRSEGLPSEVIPDYENDEEFLKKVHHVLLEVEVEEGSLVCPETGRKFPIKNGIPNMLLNEDEV; translated from the exons ATGAGACTTTTGACACATAATATGTTAAAATCTCATGTGAAAGGCGTGAAGAATGGTTACCCCTTGGCTATAGAG GTTGCCAATGTTGTCGTAAATGAAGTGGATTTTAATCCGGAGTTTATTTCTCGCATGATCCCAAAAGTGGAATGGCCTGCTCTTCTCCAGGCAGCTGAACAG GTTGGCAGGTCAGAAGGTTTGCCAAGTGAAGTTATCCCAGACTAcgaaaatgatgaagaatttttgaagaaagtaCACCACGTTTTATTAGAG GTAGAAGTTGAGGAAGGCTCATTAGTCTGTCCAGAGACAGGAAGAAAGTTTCCCATCAAAAATGGAATTCCTAACATGCTGTTAAATGAAGATGAAGTTTGA